The following are from one region of the Ostrinia nubilalis chromosome 28, ilOstNubi1.1, whole genome shotgun sequence genome:
- the LOC135085149 gene encoding uncharacterized protein LOC135085149 has translation MKPNFSSFLEFEKARAETLVGRLKQKPRKTAKHLFDDSEEESVNKPTKSSAKKSSTKRKSAESSSGDKRTRTSGWKLDLDDDADVESSRARSQPGRLQSVLTRRVADGVLRRTASLPGDLFVELRLYNADEIRAVQPKDGWEKANLLLELMTLTNLS, from the exons atgaagccaaatttctcgagttttctcgagttcgagaaagctcgagcagaaaccctagttgGCAGGTTGAAGCAAAAACCTCGAAAAACGGCCAAACATTTATTCGACGACTCTGAAGAGGAATCAGTTAATAAACC AACTAAATCATCAGCGAAAAAGTCGTCTACCAAACGCAAGTCAGCAGAGAGCTCGAGTGGAGACAAACGAACTCGAACCTCAGGGTGGAAGCTGGACTTGGACGACGACGCGGACGTCGAGAGCAGTCGCGCGCGCAGCCAGCCCGGCCGCCTGCAGTCCGTGCTGACGCGCCGAGTGGCCGACGGAGTCCTGCGCCGCACCGCCTCTCTGCCTGGGGATCTCTTCGTGGAGTTGCGCCTCTACAACGCGGACGAGATACGAGCTGTGCAGCCGAAAGATGGTTGGGAGAAGGCG AATTTACTCTTAGAACTAATGACTCTAACAAATCTGAGCTAA